ATGAAGAAAGAGATCATTGCAGGTTCTGTAGCACTGGGTTTAGCTGCCATTGCCGCTCAGGCATTGCGGTGCCAACCGCTTGAAACCGTTCCCTATGTCGATTTAAAAAAATATGTGGGTGCCTGGTTTGAGATTGCGGCTTTCCCGCAATGGTTCGAATCGGGATGCACCTTTACTTCGGCTGCTTATGGTTTGGCTCCTGATGGCGGCATTATTGTTAAAAACAGGTGCATTAAGGATAATAAGATAAAAATTGCCGAGGGCCGGGCTTATGTGGCCGATAAAACGAGTAATGCCAAACTGGAGGTGCAGTTTCAATGGCCCTTTAAAGGTAAATACTGGATCATCGGACTCGGCGATGATTACAGTTATGCCATGGTTGGTCATCCCAATCGTAAATACCTGTGGATATTGAGTCGGCGCTCGACGCTTGATGAGCAGATCTATAATAAACTGGTAGCGCAGGCGGCTGAGCAGGGCTTTGACGTGAGGAAGCTGGTGAGGACGATGCAGGGTGTCTGAATCAGAATTTACAGAATTTTAAAATTAACAGAATGTCTGAATCAGAATTTTAGAGCTAACAGAATTAAAATAGCCCGCACGATCTATCTGCGGGCTGGTACTCTTAATTTTGAAAATTCTAAAATTCTGTAATTCTGATTCAGACGACAATTTTATTTCGCCACCCTTATCTTAATCACCAATTTCTTCACCTTATCATACCCATCAACCTTAATATTAGGCCGGTGACCATCTGATGGGAAAAACAGGAAAAACTCGTCGGGCGTAGCTGTAAAATATTTACCCTCTCCGCTGTAATTGGCACCATCTTTAGCTGCATCGTAGGGTTTGGTAACGGTGAGGCTTTCGATGGGAGCTACACCAATTTTTTCTTTGCCGTTAATTACATATTGTAAATCAATGTAGTTTTGGTGCGATTCCCAGGCCGATTGATCAAACTCTTTGGATGGGCCTTCGGTAACCGAGGCATAAACATTATCGCCATCTATAGGGTATTTGCCGGGGGGCATCAGGTCGAGGTTACGATCGCGTAAAAACTCGAAGGCTTTGTCCCAAAGGGGCTTGTTTGCTGCATATTGTTTGGCAAATTCAACATTATTGGTTGATGAGTTAAGCTTAAGTTTTAAGCCATTGGCCCATACGCGTTCCTTAACCCATGCTTTTGCACTTTTGGCGGTTATTTCCTGTTGTTGTGCAGATGCTATCTCTGTTATGAGCAAAAAAAGCGCAACTAAGGCTATGTTTTTGCAGGCTGATAAATGTTTCATAGTTTAGTATGGTTTACCGGTTGTTAAAGGGCGGTTTTGGTATTTTACACCACTTTATGCTTCAATTATACAAGCTTAATTAATTAAATTGATATGTAAAACCTTAAATATTTACTTAAACGTTATAGTTAAAGTTTAATTGGTTTTTTGCTGATAAGGAATTGTGATTTGTACTATAACGTTGGAGTGAAAATAAGGTTGAGAGCCCTTTTTTAATACTTTTTAAGATTGTAGACTTGTATCTGATAACCACGAATTTTCTAAAATAACATTTGCTTTGAAAACATTACACAGCGTCCATCCTTCGGATTTTAAAAGCTACAATACCACCACCATACGCGAAAGATTTTTGATTGATAAACAGGTTAAGCCCGATGAGCTTAATTGCACCTATACCCATTACGACAGGATGATTGTAGGTATGGCCAACCCGGTAAGCAACGTGCTTGAGTTACCAAACTATCCTAACCTACGTGCGGAGTATTTCCTGGAGCGCCGCGAAATAGGGATTATCAGCGTGGCCGGTCGGGGTGTGGTTAAAGCCGATGGACAGGTTTTTGAAACAAACAAACTGGACTGCCTGTACATTGGCAAAGGCACCAAAAACGTAACTTTTGAAAGTGTTGATGCTGCTAACCCGGCCGTATTTTACTTTTTATCGTCGCCCGCCCATGCAGTGTATCCAAAAACTTTATTAACTCATGCCGATGCTGTAAAGGTTGAACTGGGCTCATCGGCTACGGCCAACAAGCGTACCATTAATAAGTATATCCATTTGGAAGGTGTACGAAGCTGCCAGCTGGTGATGGGTTTAACCATTCTGCATGAGGGTAGCGTTTGGAATACCATGCCGGCTCACGTGCACGACAGGCGTATGGAAGCTTATTTTTATTTCGATGTGCCTGCCGGCCAAAAGATATTTCATTACATGGGCGAAGGGAACGAAACCCGCCACATCACCATGGATAATTACGACGCCGTGGTATCGCCGCCATGGAGCATCCATTCGGGCAGCGGCACGGCCAGCTACAGCTTTATATGGGGCATGGCCGGCGAAAACCTCGATTATACCGATATGGACGCCATCGCGATAGCTGATTTAAAATAACAATACATCAACCCGAAAAATATAATTTAAGTGGATAATCAATTTTCATTGGCCGGTAAAGTAATAGTAGTAACCGGCGGAACAGGGATATTAGGTAAAGCATTTATTGATGGCATAGTTGAAGCCGGAGGCGCTGTAGGCATTTTGGGTCGTAACGCCCAGGTAGCCGAAGAACGTGCTAACGCGATAAATGAGGCAGGTGGTAAAGCCATAGCTTTAGTTGCCGACGTAATGAACGAAACCGAACTGATAGCAGCCAAAGATAAATTGCTGGCTGTTTTTGGCCGGATAGATGGTTTAGTGAACGGCGCAGGGGGCAATATGCCCGAGGGCGTTTTACAACCCGATGAGGATGTTTTTAAAATGAACATCGAAGGGATGAAAAAAGTGATGGACCTGAACCTTTGGGGCACACTGATCCCCACACAGGTTTTTGGTGAAGCCATTGCTAAAACGGGTAAGGGAAGTATAGTCAATATCTCGTCCATGAACTCTAAGCGTGCCATTACCAAAGTATTAGGCTATAACATGGGCAAAGCGGCTGTTGACTGCTATAACCAATGGTTTGCGGTTGAACTGGCCAACCGCTATGGCGACAGCATCCGCATGAACGCCCTTGCACCCGGCTTTTTCCTTACCGAGCAAAACCGTAACCTGCTTACCAAACCTGAAGGAGGTTACACCCAACGCGGCGAATTGGTGATCAAACAGACGCCATTTAAACGCTTTGGCCAGGCCGATGAACTGAAAGGCGCATTGGTATGGCTGTTAAGCGACGCCTCGGCATTTGTAACCGGATCGATGATTTGCGTGGATGGCGGGTTTTCGATTTTTGGAGGAGTGTAATAAAAGGTATCAAACAAATAAAAAGCATAGGGCCGTGCGATTCCCTCCCTCAGGAGGGTGTAGGGAGGGGTTTCATCGCCATGCTCGTAAATATGCAAGGCGTACAATCCCCTCTCTGCCACCGCGCTTGCCCACCGCAGCCCTCCGGAGGAAGGGAATAAGAAAAAGCTATCATCATGAAACTCAAATCATCATTAACCTGTCTATTCATCTTCGCCGGCTTTGCCGCAAATGCACAAACCGTAACGCTTGATTATTATTTCAACCACGAAGTACATAAAAGTGCCAACGGCCAGCCCGAGCGTTTTCATTACCTGTGGGATGAAACGGATAACAACGGTTTTAAGATTTTTGGTGAGGCATTTACAAGTAAAGGTGCTAAACTGGATACCCTTGGTGTAGCGCCTACATTAAATAACCTGAAAGGATCATCGGTATATATTATTGTTGATCCGGATACCAAAAAGGAAAGCCCGAGGCCTAACTATATCCAGGAGGATGATATTGAAAATATATCGGCCTGGGTAAAAAAAGGCGGTGTGTTATTGATGATGGCTAACGATAGTGTTAATGTTGAGCTGCCGCATTTTAACAATCTTGCTGCTAAGTTTGGGATGCATTTTAATAATGATCTGCAAAATCATGTTGTGGATGACGCTCATTTTGAAGATGGGGCCATCTACGTAAAAAACAATCCTGTATTAAAAACAGCGGGTAAAGTTTTTATGAAAGATGCCTGTTCGATACGGTTAAGCGGTGCCGCCATTCCTGTGCTTAAAAATAAGGAGGGCGCTGTAATAATTGCTTCAACCAAATATGGAAAAGGTACCGTTATTGCTGTTGGCGACCCATGGCTGTATAACGAATATGTAAACGGCCGTTTGCCGGCGGGATATGAAAATGATAAGGCGGCAAATGATATTGCCGGGTGGCTTTTGAAGCAGGCGAAAAAGTAAGTTTATCAATTAACGCCATTCTTCGTTCTTACTCATGACGTGCTCAAAATAGTTGTCATGCTTAGCCTGTCGAAGCATGGTGGGCGGGGGCTCTACGCGTGCCCTTTCGATAAGCTACCCATGACATTTAAAACATGT
The sequence above is a segment of the Mucilaginibacter celer genome. Coding sequences within it:
- a CDS encoding lipocalin family protein; translated protein: MKKEIIAGSVALGLAAIAAQALRCQPLETVPYVDLKKYVGAWFEIAAFPQWFESGCTFTSAAYGLAPDGGIIVKNRCIKDNKIKIAEGRAYVADKTSNAKLEVQFQWPFKGKYWIIGLGDDYSYAMVGHPNRKYLWILSRRSTLDEQIYNKLVAQAAEQGFDVRKLVRTMQGV
- a CDS encoding YhcH/YjgK/YiaL family protein → MKHLSACKNIALVALFLLITEIASAQQQEITAKSAKAWVKERVWANGLKLKLNSSTNNVEFAKQYAANKPLWDKAFEFLRDRNLDLMPPGKYPIDGDNVYASVTEGPSKEFDQSAWESHQNYIDLQYVINGKEKIGVAPIESLTVTKPYDAAKDGANYSGEGKYFTATPDEFFLFFPSDGHRPNIKVDGYDKVKKLVIKIRVAK
- the kduI gene encoding 5-dehydro-4-deoxy-D-glucuronate isomerase, encoding MKTLHSVHPSDFKSYNTTTIRERFLIDKQVKPDELNCTYTHYDRMIVGMANPVSNVLELPNYPNLRAEYFLERREIGIISVAGRGVVKADGQVFETNKLDCLYIGKGTKNVTFESVDAANPAVFYFLSSPAHAVYPKTLLTHADAVKVELGSSATANKRTINKYIHLEGVRSCQLVMGLTILHEGSVWNTMPAHVHDRRMEAYFYFDVPAGQKIFHYMGEGNETRHITMDNYDAVVSPPWSIHSGSGTASYSFIWGMAGENLDYTDMDAIAIADLK
- a CDS encoding SDR family oxidoreductase, which produces MDNQFSLAGKVIVVTGGTGILGKAFIDGIVEAGGAVGILGRNAQVAEERANAINEAGGKAIALVADVMNETELIAAKDKLLAVFGRIDGLVNGAGGNMPEGVLQPDEDVFKMNIEGMKKVMDLNLWGTLIPTQVFGEAIAKTGKGSIVNISSMNSKRAITKVLGYNMGKAAVDCYNQWFAVELANRYGDSIRMNALAPGFFLTEQNRNLLTKPEGGYTQRGELVIKQTPFKRFGQADELKGALVWLLSDASAFVTGSMICVDGGFSIFGGV
- a CDS encoding DUF4350 domain-containing protein; the protein is MKLKSSLTCLFIFAGFAANAQTVTLDYYFNHEVHKSANGQPERFHYLWDETDNNGFKIFGEAFTSKGAKLDTLGVAPTLNNLKGSSVYIIVDPDTKKESPRPNYIQEDDIENISAWVKKGGVLLMMANDSVNVELPHFNNLAAKFGMHFNNDLQNHVVDDAHFEDGAIYVKNNPVLKTAGKVFMKDACSIRLSGAAIPVLKNKEGAVIIASTKYGKGTVIAVGDPWLYNEYVNGRLPAGYENDKAANDIAGWLLKQAKK